A genomic segment from Callithrix jacchus isolate 240 chromosome 8, calJac240_pri, whole genome shotgun sequence encodes:
- the PPP1R3E gene encoding protein phosphatase 1 regulatory subunit 3E: MSRERPPSTDIPRNLSFIAALTERAYYRSQRPSLEEESEEEPGEGGTRFGARSRAHAPSRGRRARSAPAGGGGARAPRSRSPNTRKRVRFADALGLELAAVRRFRPGELPRVPRHVQIQLQRDALRHFAPCQPRARGLQEARAALEPASEPGFAARLQAQRICLERAEAGPLGVAGSARVLDLAYEKRVSVRWSADGWRSQREAPAAYAGPAPPPPRADRFAFRLPAPPIGGALLFALRYRVTGHEFWDNNGGRDYALRGPEHPGSGGAPEPQGWIHFI, translated from the exons ATGTCCCGTGAGCGACCCCCCAGCACTGACATCCCCCGCAACCTGAGCTTTATTGCCGCGCTAACGGAGCGCGCCTACTACCGTAGCCAGCGGCCCAGCCTCGAGGAGGAGTCGGAGGAGGAGCCAGGCGAGGGAGGGACGCGGTTCGGGGCCCGATCCCGCGCTCACGCACCGAGTCGGGGCCGCCGGGCCCGCTCTGCACCAGCCGGAGGCGGCGGGGCTCGGGCGCCCCGCAGCCGCAGCCCAAACACCCGCAAGAGAGTGCGTTTCGCCGACGCACTGGGGTTGGAGCTGGCCGCCGTGCGCCGCTTCCGTCCCGGGGAGCTGCCCCGGGTGCCCCGCCACGTGCAGATCCAACTGCAGAGGGACGCCCTCCGCCACTTCGCGCCCTGCCAGCCCCGCGCCCGCGGCCTCCAG GAGGCGCGCGCCGCCCTGGAGCCGGCCAGCGAGCCCGGCTTCGCCGCCCGCTTGCAGGCGCAGCGCATCTGCCTGGAACGCGCCGAGGCGGGCCCGCTGGGCGTGGCCGGGAGCGCGCGCGTGCTGGACCTGGCCTACGAGAAGCGCGTGAGCGTGCGCTGGAGCGCCGACGGCTGGCGGAGCCAACGCGAGGCCCCCGCCGCCTACGccggcccggccccgcccccgccgcgcGCCGACCGCTTCGCCTTCCGTCTGCCCGCGCCACCGATTGGGGGCGCTCTGCTCTTCGCCTTGCGCTACCGTGTGACAGGTCACGAGTTCTGGGACAACAACGGCGGCCGTGACTATGCTCTTCGAGGGCCCGAGCACCCTGGCAGTGGCGGAGCCCCGGAGCCCCAGGGCTGGATCCACTTTATCTGA
- the BCL2L2 gene encoding bcl-2-like protein 2 isoform X2 → MATPASAPDTRALVADFVGYKLRQKGYVCGTGPGEGPAADPLHQAMRAAGDEFETRFRRTFSDLAAQLHVTPGSAQQRFTQVSDELFQGGPNWGRLVAFFVFGAALCAESVNKEMEPLVGQVQEWMVAYLETRLADWIHSSGGWAEFTALYGDGALEEARRLREGNWASVRTVLTGAVALGALVTVGAFFASK, encoded by the exons ATGGCGACCCCAGCCTCCGCCCCAGACACACGGGCTCTGGTGGCAGACTTTGTAGGTTATAAGCTGAGGCAGAAAGGTTATGTCTGTGGAACTGGCCCCGGGGAGGGCCCAGCAGCTGACCCGCTGCACCAAGCAATGCGGGCAGCTGGAGATGAATTCGAGACCCGCTTCCGGCGCACCTTCTCTGATCTGGCGGCTCAGCTGCATGTGACCCCAGGTTCAGCCCAACAACGCTTCACCCAGGTCTCCGATGAACTTTTCCAAGGGGGTCCCAACTGGGGCCGCCTTGTAGCCTTCTTTGTCTTTGGGGCTGCACTGTGTGCTGAGAGTGTCAACAAGGAGATGGAACCACTGGTGGGACAAGTGCAGGAGTGGATGGTGGCCTACCTGGAGACGCGGCTGGCCGACTGGATCCACAGCAGTGGGGGCTGG GCGGAGTTCACAGCTCTATACGGGGACGGGGCCCTGGAGGAGGCGCGGCGTCTGCGGGAGGGGAACTGGGCATCAGTGAGGACAGTGCTGACAGGGGCCGTGGCACTGGGGGCCCTGGTAACTGTAGGGGCCTTTTTTGCTAGCAAGTGA